Proteins encoded by one window of Glycine soja cultivar W05 chromosome 15, ASM419377v2, whole genome shotgun sequence:
- the LOC114386450 gene encoding uncharacterized protein LOC114386450 codes for MFIKTNISASIRGSVDQYDKVRDLLKAIDEQFTTSEKSLASTLIMQFSSIKLTGTRGVREHIMRLRDIVAQLKTLEVTMSESFLVHFILCTLPQQYTPFKISYNTHKDKWSINELMTMCVQEEERLIMEEGEKVNLTTSNSGKDRKKSVGTNKGKIPTQPTIKKESKCFFCKKKGHMKKDCPKFKSWFEKKGYGKPKEASGK; via the exons ATGTTCATAAAAACCAACATATCCGCTAGTATCCGGGGTTCAGTTGACCAGTATGATAAGGTCAGAGATCTGTTGAAAGCCATTGATGAACAGTTTACAACCTCTGAGAAGTCACTTGCTAGCACACTCATTATGCAATTCTCTTCCATTAAGCTTACTGGAACGAGAGGTGTGCGTGAACATATCATGCGCTTAAGGGACATAGTGGCTCAGTTGAAAACCTTGGAAGTTACCATGTCTGAATCCTTCCTGgtacatttcattttgtgcacCCTACCTCAACAGTATACACCCTTCAAAatctcctacaacacacataaggataaatggtctattaatgaattgatgaccatgtgtgttcaagaaGAGGAGAGATTGATAATGGAAGAGGGTGAAAAGGTAAATTTGACTACTTCTAATTCTGGAAAGGATAGGAAGAAGTCTGTAGGCACCAATAAAGGAAAGATTCCGACtcaaccaacaattaaaaaggagtcaaagtgtttcttctgtaaaaagaaaggacacatgaagaaagactgccccaaatttaaaagttggtttgagaagaaag ggtatggaaagcctaaggaagccagtgggaagtga